A genomic window from Nicotiana sylvestris chromosome 11, ASM39365v2, whole genome shotgun sequence includes:
- the LOC138880877 gene encoding uncharacterized protein, translating into MQEKLAIHDLAIKNIETQLGQLSMDLNNRPQGTFPADININPKEQNPNQLMAVNLRNGRDLDKEKEVAQASKETAPATPIPLEVDEPSNLTEVVVEQGQDEKGKAKVNEQAAEQVVPLVPQNPNREKPTRSAQRVIPAPFPQRLVKQRKEDQYKKFMEMLRQIQLNIPLIEALREMPGYAKMMKDLMSRKFDFQDLSTVTLTQTCNAVVTKPMAQKMSDPGNFTIPCTIGSYAFAKALCDLGASINLMHLVVYAKLGIGRARPTSMLLQLADRTVKRLTRILDDVLV; encoded by the coding sequence ATGCAAGAAAAGTTGGCAATACATGATTTAGCTATAAAGAACATTGAAACTCAGTTGGGGCAGTTGTCTATGGATTTAAACAACCGCCCCCAAGGAACATTTCCAGCGGACATAAATATTAACCCCAAGGAGCAAAACCCAAATCAGCTGATGGCAGTAAATCTCcggaatgggagagatttagacaaAGAGAAGGAGGTTGCACAAGCCAGCAAAGAGACTGCGCCAGCCACTCCAATTCCACTAGAGGTAGATGAGCCATCAAATTTGACTGAAGTGGTGGTTGAACAAGGTCAAGATGAAAAGGGTAAGGCTAAGGTAAATGAACAAGCTGCAGAACAGGTGGTGCCTCTTGTGCCACAGAACCCCAACAGAGAGAAGCCAACAAGaagtgcacaaagggtgatacctgcACCATTCCCTCAGAGACTGGTAAAACAAAGGAAGGAAGATCAATACAAGAAATTTATGGAGATGCTACGtcaaattcagttgaatattccttTAATTGAGGCCTTGAGGGAGATGCCAGGTTATGCGAAGATGATGAAAGACTTAATGTCACGgaagtttgattttcaggacctatCCACAGTGACTCTGACGCAGACCTGCAACGCAGTAGTGACCAAACCGATGGCTCAAAAGATGTCAGACCCAGGTAACTTCACTATTCCATGCACGATTGGGagttatgcctttgcaaaggcattatgtgatttgggagccagcataaatttgatgcaTCTGGTTGTATACGCCAAACTGGGCATTGGCAGAGCTAGACCGACTTCGATGCTGCTGCAGCTGGCTGACCGCACGGTAAAAAGGCTTACTAggattcttgatgatgtgttggtgtaA